One Clavelina lepadiformis chromosome 1, kaClaLepa1.1, whole genome shotgun sequence genomic region harbors:
- the LOC143472937 gene encoding uncharacterized protein LOC143472937 isoform X4 — MADPFTAFRWHQSKNIQQLPRYTRTEGSPSKPLIGPARGSLRRPPVPKVVVVDHDADATHEAKTPATPYRLPRLPDASAVVALKPKDYVYKQSFTASHFLLKKDPKRSTPVPDCTSPELRIKPNSTKCRPLTQNVRHKIVYQSWPHGDGGKMHRLLPRITQPGGVIVLADSQATEPKTPPQSEAEYNLLPNLGQARSATTSGQIQHNLGPFPVPGETAVERKLNWQLSPYANKNFDRQGLGPNQGPFSREMPIKCMPPNNWLRMKLRQRLVAK; from the exons ATGGCAGATCCGTTCACTGCGTTCAG GTGGCATCAGTCGAAGAATATTCAACAACTACCACGCTACACCCGCACCGAGGGCTCTCCTTCAAAACCCTTAATTGGTCCGGCTAGAGGTTCCCTTCGACGTCCCCCTGTACCGAAAGTGGTAGTTGTGGACCACGACGCCGACGCCACACACGAAGCTAAAACCCCGGCCACACCGTACAGGCTTCCCAGGTTGCCCGACGCTTCTGCAGTGGTCGCACTGAAACCAAAGGATTATGTTTACAAACAATCGTTCACCGCTTCACATTTTCTCTTAAAGAAAGACCCCAA GAGATCTACCCCAGTGCCCGACTGCACAAGCCCAGAGTTAAGAATAAAACCGAACAGTACAAAATGTCGACCACTAACACAAAACGTCCGCCACAAAATTGTGTACCAGTCCTGGCCTCATGGCG ATGGCGGTAAAATGCATCGCCTTTTGCCACGAATCACTCAACCCGGCGGCGTAATTGTACTGGCGGACAGCCAAGCCACGGAACCAAAAACACCTCCACAGTCAGAAGCTGAATACAATCTTTTGCCAAA TCTTGGGCAAGCGAGATCAGCGACAACTAGCGGACAAATTCAACACAACCTTGGCCCTTTCCCAGTGCCAGGAGAAACGGCCGTAGAAAGAAAACTAAATTGGCAGCTATCGCCCTACgccaataaaaactttgacCGCCAAGGCCTCGGACCGAACCAAGGGCCTTTTTCGAGAGAAATGCCCATAAAATGCATGCCGCCTAACAACTGGTTAAGGATGAAATTGAGGCAACGTTTGGTAGCAAAATGA
- the LOC143446540 gene encoding COMM domain-containing protein 2-like — translation MLLNLSSDHRQHLSFLHNIDDSVIEEFVMISLQFLTNGINQKIFKTAAQKLQADADDVKNAVIGLMHLFTEAAKHRLKEEDFYDSLIALGFRDSSASILKEVYSTSQKEARTVLNQCSPTLCSYDNLEWRLDVKLSTRALHQQITPVVRMKLHTSDGNSKETKVLQTDPVNLSHMTRVLEEALDELNTNHVRRILRNIT, via the coding sequence ATGTTGCTGAATCTGTCAAGTGATCACAGACAGCACTTGTCTTTTTTACACAATATTGATGACTCTGTAATTGAAGAATTTGTAATGATATCCTTGCAGTTCCTAACAAATGGAATCAACcaaaaaatcttcaaaacaGCTGCCCAAAAGCTTCAAGCCGATGCAGATGATGTTAAGAATGCTGTGATTGGATTGATGCATCTTTTTACTGAAGCTGCGAAACACAGACTTAAAGAAGAAGATTTTTACGACTCCTTAATAGCATTAGGGTTCAGAGATTCGTCAGCTTCGATACTGAAAGAGGTCTATTCTACATCACAAAAAGAAGCAAGGACTGTTTTGAATCAGTGTTCACCAACATTATGTTCGTACGATAACCTTGAATGGAGGCTTGATGTTAAGTTATCAACTCGCGCTCTGCATCAACAAATTACTCCAGTGGTCAGGATGAAATTACATACAAGTGATGGCAATAGCAAAGAAACCAAAGTCTTGCAAACTGATCCCGTCAATCTCTCACACATGACTAGAGTTTTGGAAGAAGCGCTCGATGAATTGAACACAAACCATGTTCGACGTATTTTAAGGAACATAACATGA
- the LOC143470934 gene encoding b(0,+)-type amino acid transporter 1-like → MAFMMPLFVCFSTMGNQNGVYLADARLPFAAGRSGLMPRIFSMIHIKFFSPIPALLSHFFVTLLFILLGDVETLINAFSFFYWAVTGLNSASVLILRRKLSNLNRPYRVPTVIPILLVCLSIFFVVVPFLRRPSFVIVYAVIFYILTLIGYHLYVVKKLRLPGSRQMTIFLQKLLQCAETDWDGNEFEKAEK, encoded by the exons atggcTTTTATGATGCCtctctttgtttgtttttcaacaaTGGGAAACCAAAATGGGGTTTATTTAGCAGATGCGAGACTTCCTTTTGCAGCGGGACGTTCCGGTCTCATGCCTCGT ATTTTTTCCATGATCCATATAAAATTCTTCTCACCCATCCCAGCACTCTTGTCACATTTTTTTGTGACTCTTCTCTTCATCTTGCTCGGTGACGTCGAAACGTTGATCAACgcattttcctttttttactGGGCAGTAACTGGCTTAAACTCGGCCAGCGTTTTGATACTGCGAAGGAAGTTGTCAAATTTAAACCGACCCTACAGA GTTCCAACCGTCATACCAATATTGCTGGTTTGTTTGTCAATCTTCTTCGTGGTGGTACCGTTTCTGCGCCGTCCTTCGTTCGTCATCGTTTATGCCGTCATATTTTACATTCTCACACTGATTGGATATCATTTGTACGTCGTGAAGAAGCTCAGGCTTCCAGGGAGTCGCCAGATGACCATTTTCCTTCAAAAACTTCTGCAATGCGCCGAAACGGACTGGGATGGGAATGAATTCGAAAAAGCCGAGAAGTAA
- the LOC143446531 gene encoding synaptotagmin-16-like, with product MVKSDPTPSYSAVWFLVAIVGIAIFLVIFFLFLTRKACFRSFRGCDSICETSYDPARKSLARSFDQEDSESSSDSEEEILLNMEKAAQRSNHGFSGDAQQQSRVFDQVEISASEQPSPTMSDRGQSLQTEVMLEQRSSDDQHQSEVDESLIVTYDQNIDLNDEQDSFQSSNLALDERNWAMVDTESEMSRDIPYSSFADEDDFQHDPSIPLPEAPEEEDVPMGVAPISACGTVDLGMQYLLSERKMLITVIKAKDLPTKDRGGATIIQVRVVVLPAKKKRYKTKVQHVSSPHFGETFKMSSVSPEDLRGLGLRVRLYGIGKMRDRLIGEATVRFDELNIIADPQLTVTLQLEPRTNVNRGDPEMSTQAGEVSSMKRLAFGGSEPQILLSLSYNKMTGRLGVEVVKGSHFLDLSVGKPPDTHVKLVLLNSSLQEMAQSKTTVRRAQPNPVFKETFYFQVALFQLAEVSLMVSVYCNHTIKRKTMLGWISLGRNSSGEADEQHWVEMQEANGKAVSRWHTLIES from the coding sequence ATGGTGAAGTCTGATCCAACACCTTCTTATTCTGCTGTCTGGTTCCTCGTGGCAATCGTTGGGATAGCCATTTTTctagttatttttttcttgtttttaacCAGAAAAGCTTGCTTCCGATCATTCAGAGGTTGTGATTCGATTTGTGAAACAAGTTACGACCCGGCAAGAAAATCTCTTGCTCGTTCTTTTGACCAAGAAGACTCCGAATCTTCATCAGATAGCGAAGAAGAAATTCTTTTAAACATGGAGAAAGCTGCGCAAAGGTCAAATCATGGGTTTTCGGGAGATGCTCAACAACAGTCTCGGGTATTTGACCAAGTTGAAATTTCAGCATCTGAGCAACCTTCACCAACGATGTCAGATCGTGGACAGTCTTTGCAAACTGAGGTCATGCTTGAACAAAGGAGCAGTGATGACCAACACCAATCCGAGGTAGACGAATCGTTGATAGTAACTTATGATCAAAACATAGACTTGAACGACGAACAGGACTCTTTCCAGTCATCAAATTTAGCACTGGATGAAAGAAACTGGGCCATGGTTGATACGGAAAGTGAAATGAGCCGAGACATACCATATTCTTCATTTGCAGATGAGGATGATTTTCAGCATGATCCGAGTATTCCATTGCCAGAAGCCCCTGAGGAAGAAGATGTCCCTATGGGAGTTGCACCGATATCAGCATGTGGCACGGTAGATCTTGGAATGCAATACTTGCTCTCAGAAAGAAAAATGCTGATTACTGTCATAAAAGCAAAAGATCTTCCCACAAAAGATCGAGGCGGTGCTACAATAATACAAGTGCGTGTTGTGGTTTTGCCAGCAAAGAAAAAGAGATACAAGACCAAAGTTCAGCATGTCAGTTCGCCTCATTTTGGAGAGACATTTAAAATGTCTTCTGTGTCTCCAGAAGATTTAAGAGGCCTTGGCTTGAGGGTGAGGCTGTACGGCATTGGCAAAATGCGAGACAGGTTAATTGGAGAAGCAACTGTGCGTTTTGACGAACTTAACATAATTGCAGATCCACAACTTACAGTTACTTTGCAACTTGAGCCCCGAACAAATGTAAATCGAGGTGACCCTGAAATGTCAACTCAGGCAGGCGAGGTGTCGTCGATGAAAAGGTTAGCATTTGGTGGAAGTGAGCCGCAAATCTTGCTCTCTCTTTCCTACAACAAGATGACTGGCAGACTTGGTGTGGAGGTTGTAAAGGGCTCCCATTTTTTGGATCTGTCAGTTGGAAAGCCACCTGATACACATGTAAAATTGGTTTTGCTTAACTCCTCACTTCAGGAAATGGCCCAAAGTAAAACAACAGTAAGACGAGCTCAGCCCAATCCagttttcaaagaaactttttatttcCAAGTGGCTTTGTTTCAATTGGCAGAAGTCTCGTTAATGGTCAGCGTTTACTGCAATCATACCATAAAGCGAAAAACAATGCTAGGCTGGATCTCGTTAGGCCGTAATAGCAGTGGTGAAGCAGATGAACAGCATTGGGTTGAAATGCAGGAGGCGAACGGGAAGGCTGTTAGTAGGTGGCACACTCTTATTGAATCTTAA
- the LOC143446548 gene encoding cysteine-rich hydrophobic domain-containing protein 2-like codes for MAEDADNFHEIVTEDRGEIEIPYEEPLVQVPDPIIVKGSGHVTVFGLCNKFDMEFPPTLIGKIAPEEFSGTVCRINQILRKMVALNFKWLLFGCLCCCCTVGCSVWPVICLNKRTKRTLDKALGWENRQLYHKLGLHWKLSKRKLAASNMLEYVLLIEFIPKLPVHRPD; via the exons ATGGCAGAAGACGCGGACAACTTCCATGAAATAGTCACTGAGGATAGAGGCGAAATTGAAATCCCTTATGAGGAACCATTAGTCCAAGTTCCTGACCCAATAATTGTGAAAGGATCAGGCCATGTCACTGT GTTTGGGCTTTGTAATAAATTCGACATGGAATTTCCACCAACATTAATTGGAAAG ATTGCACCAGAGGAATTCAGCGGTACAGTTTGCCGAATAAACCAAATATTGCGAAAAATGGTTGCACTTAATTTCAAGTGGCTTTTATTTGGTTGTCTTTGCTGCTGTTGTACTGTTGGCTGTTCCGTATGGCCAGTGATATGCCTGAATAAGCGGACGAAAAGAACCCTCGACAAAGCACTGGGATGGGAAAATAGACAGCTCTATCACAAG CTCGGTTTACATTGGAAGTTGTCAAAGAGAAAGCTTGCAGCGAGTAACATGCTTGAATAT GTTTTGTTGATAGAATTTATACCAAAGTTGCCTGTCCATCGACCTGACTGA
- the LOC143472937 gene encoding uncharacterized protein LOC143472937 isoform X2: MNYFYKAANFPLYGVELQCIVTVDSDKRWHQSKNIQQLPRYTRTEGSPSKPLIGPARGSLRRPPVPKVVVVDHDADATHEAKTPATPYRLPRLPDASAVVALKPKDYVYKQSFTASHFLLKKDPKRSTPVPDCTSPELRIKPNSTKCRPLTQNVRHKIVYQSWPHGDGGKMHRLLPRITQPGGVIVLADSQATEPKTPPQSEAEYNLLPNLGQARSATTSGQIQHNLGPFPVPGETAVERKLNWQLSPYANKNFDRQGLGPNQGPFSREMPIKCMPPNNWLRMKLRQRLVAK; encoded by the exons atgaattatttttacaAGGCTGCGAACTTTCCATTGTACGGTGTAGAATTGCAATGCATTGTAACCGTAGATTCGGACAAAAG GTGGCATCAGTCGAAGAATATTCAACAACTACCACGCTACACCCGCACCGAGGGCTCTCCTTCAAAACCCTTAATTGGTCCGGCTAGAGGTTCCCTTCGACGTCCCCCTGTACCGAAAGTGGTAGTTGTGGACCACGACGCCGACGCCACACACGAAGCTAAAACCCCGGCCACACCGTACAGGCTTCCCAGGTTGCCCGACGCTTCTGCAGTGGTCGCACTGAAACCAAAGGATTATGTTTACAAACAATCGTTCACCGCTTCACATTTTCTCTTAAAGAAAGACCCCAA GAGATCTACCCCAGTGCCCGACTGCACAAGCCCAGAGTTAAGAATAAAACCGAACAGTACAAAATGTCGACCACTAACACAAAACGTCCGCCACAAAATTGTGTACCAGTCCTGGCCTCATGGCG ATGGCGGTAAAATGCATCGCCTTTTGCCACGAATCACTCAACCCGGCGGCGTAATTGTACTGGCGGACAGCCAAGCCACGGAACCAAAAACACCTCCACAGTCAGAAGCTGAATACAATCTTTTGCCAAA TCTTGGGCAAGCGAGATCAGCGACAACTAGCGGACAAATTCAACACAACCTTGGCCCTTTCCCAGTGCCAGGAGAAACGGCCGTAGAAAGAAAACTAAATTGGCAGCTATCGCCCTACgccaataaaaactttgacCGCCAAGGCCTCGGACCGAACCAAGGGCCTTTTTCGAGAGAAATGCCCATAAAATGCATGCCGCCTAACAACTGGTTAAGGATGAAATTGAGGCAACGTTTGGTAGCAAAATGA
- the LOC143472983 gene encoding uncharacterized protein LOC143472983 codes for MYEVVDMSPTEIRFMQDSICRNFRRHEGSVNGSINSILRGKMSALDFPKISVIPFKGKYFSEDNRRLYVFRVLHCLGKLDFISVYLRRDYLGNLQYHFKYTTTNEGRSIKVRGDITKPHVQPQVEKPRTARNIAEVRKPLPTELIEIEPVDIRFYADETGKTVWKQFLNDVVKSIADGTLDFYKFLGAINVFYSVCDENGFLYCYSHLNNRKLYVARALQYMGKLDKVKVNVVKWPDSPITTTSDGNFIKIKESDGTELPHSRSVILMQRRLQLLSI; via the exons ATGTATGAAGTAGTTGACATGTCGCCAACTGAAATACGGTTTATGCAAGACAGCATTTGCAGAAATTTCCGTCGCCACGAAGGGTCTGTTAACGGCAGCATAAACAGTATTTTAAGAGGCAAGATGTCAGCATTAGACTTCCCTAAGATCTCCGTCATTCCTTTCAAGGGAAAATACTTTAGTGAAGATAACAGGAGGCTGTACGTTTTCCGGGTGTTACACTGCTTGGGTAAACTggattttatttcagtttatttAAGGCGTGATTACTTAGGAAACCTACAATATCATTTTAAGTACACCACCACTAATGAAGGGCGATCGATTAAAGTCAGAGGAGATATAACTAAACCTCATGTCCAACCCCAAGTAGAAAAACCGAGGACAGCAAG gaaTATTGCTGAGGTACGAAAACCTTTACCAACCGAGCTTATTGAAATAGAACCGGTAGATATACGGTTCTACGCCGATGAAACAGGAAAAACTGTGtggaaacaatttttgaacGACGTTGTAAAGAGCATTGCAGACGGGACATTGGACTTCTACAAGTTCCTCGGGGctataaatgtattttacaGTGTATGCGACGAAAATGgatttttgtattgttattCTCACCTCAACAATAGAAAACTCTACGTGGCCCGTGCGCTGCAGTATATGGGTAAACTAGATAAAGTAAAAGTGAATGTGGTTAAGTGGCCGGATTCTCCGATTACGACAACAAGCGATggaaatttcataaaaataaaggAAAGTGATGGCACAGAACTTCCACATTCTCGTTCAGTTATCCTAATGCAACGTCGCTTGCAATTACTTTCAATTTGA
- the LOC143472937 gene encoding uncharacterized protein LOC143472937 isoform X3 produces MSTNVATSEVEWRLYRKKLEMDLFNIRWHQSKNIQQLPRYTRTEGSPSKPLIGPARGSLRRPPVPKVVVVDHDADATHEAKTPATPYRLPRLPDASAVVALKPKDYVYKQSFTASHFLLKKDPKRSTPVPDCTSPELRIKPNSTKCRPLTQNVRHKIVYQSWPHGDGGKMHRLLPRITQPGGVIVLADSQATEPKTPPQSEAEYNLLPNLGQARSATTSGQIQHNLGPFPVPGETAVERKLNWQLSPYANKNFDRQGLGPNQGPFSREMPIKCMPPNNWLRMKLRQRLVAK; encoded by the exons ATGAGTACAAACGTTGCAACCAGCGAAGTGGAATGGAGACTATACCGGAAAAAGTTGGAAATGGATTTATTTAACATCAG GTGGCATCAGTCGAAGAATATTCAACAACTACCACGCTACACCCGCACCGAGGGCTCTCCTTCAAAACCCTTAATTGGTCCGGCTAGAGGTTCCCTTCGACGTCCCCCTGTACCGAAAGTGGTAGTTGTGGACCACGACGCCGACGCCACACACGAAGCTAAAACCCCGGCCACACCGTACAGGCTTCCCAGGTTGCCCGACGCTTCTGCAGTGGTCGCACTGAAACCAAAGGATTATGTTTACAAACAATCGTTCACCGCTTCACATTTTCTCTTAAAGAAAGACCCCAA GAGATCTACCCCAGTGCCCGACTGCACAAGCCCAGAGTTAAGAATAAAACCGAACAGTACAAAATGTCGACCACTAACACAAAACGTCCGCCACAAAATTGTGTACCAGTCCTGGCCTCATGGCG ATGGCGGTAAAATGCATCGCCTTTTGCCACGAATCACTCAACCCGGCGGCGTAATTGTACTGGCGGACAGCCAAGCCACGGAACCAAAAACACCTCCACAGTCAGAAGCTGAATACAATCTTTTGCCAAA TCTTGGGCAAGCGAGATCAGCGACAACTAGCGGACAAATTCAACACAACCTTGGCCCTTTCCCAGTGCCAGGAGAAACGGCCGTAGAAAGAAAACTAAATTGGCAGCTATCGCCCTACgccaataaaaactttgacCGCCAAGGCCTCGGACCGAACCAAGGGCCTTTTTCGAGAGAAATGCCCATAAAATGCATGCCGCCTAACAACTGGTTAAGGATGAAATTGAGGCAACGTTTGGTAGCAAAATGA
- the LOC143472937 gene encoding uncharacterized protein LOC143472937 isoform X1 produces MEEKTCKLHRAEMLANSAEYWVLSILRRSMGFVNSSTKNGTQSREKEERQKEKKEFILRRRWHQSKNIQQLPRYTRTEGSPSKPLIGPARGSLRRPPVPKVVVVDHDADATHEAKTPATPYRLPRLPDASAVVALKPKDYVYKQSFTASHFLLKKDPKRSTPVPDCTSPELRIKPNSTKCRPLTQNVRHKIVYQSWPHGDGGKMHRLLPRITQPGGVIVLADSQATEPKTPPQSEAEYNLLPNLGQARSATTSGQIQHNLGPFPVPGETAVERKLNWQLSPYANKNFDRQGLGPNQGPFSREMPIKCMPPNNWLRMKLRQRLVAK; encoded by the exons ATGGAAGAGAAAACGTGTAAGCTTCATCGAGCAGAAATGCTAGCAAATTCGGCAGAATATTGGGTCTTATCCATCTTGCGTAGGTCTATGGGATTTGTAAATAGCTCGACCAAAAACGGTACGCAAAGCAGAGAAAAGGAAGAACGTCAAAAGGAGAAGAAAGAATTCATACTCAGAAGAAG GTGGCATCAGTCGAAGAATATTCAACAACTACCACGCTACACCCGCACCGAGGGCTCTCCTTCAAAACCCTTAATTGGTCCGGCTAGAGGTTCCCTTCGACGTCCCCCTGTACCGAAAGTGGTAGTTGTGGACCACGACGCCGACGCCACACACGAAGCTAAAACCCCGGCCACACCGTACAGGCTTCCCAGGTTGCCCGACGCTTCTGCAGTGGTCGCACTGAAACCAAAGGATTATGTTTACAAACAATCGTTCACCGCTTCACATTTTCTCTTAAAGAAAGACCCCAA GAGATCTACCCCAGTGCCCGACTGCACAAGCCCAGAGTTAAGAATAAAACCGAACAGTACAAAATGTCGACCACTAACACAAAACGTCCGCCACAAAATTGTGTACCAGTCCTGGCCTCATGGCG ATGGCGGTAAAATGCATCGCCTTTTGCCACGAATCACTCAACCCGGCGGCGTAATTGTACTGGCGGACAGCCAAGCCACGGAACCAAAAACACCTCCACAGTCAGAAGCTGAATACAATCTTTTGCCAAA TCTTGGGCAAGCGAGATCAGCGACAACTAGCGGACAAATTCAACACAACCTTGGCCCTTTCCCAGTGCCAGGAGAAACGGCCGTAGAAAGAAAACTAAATTGGCAGCTATCGCCCTACgccaataaaaactttgacCGCCAAGGCCTCGGACCGAACCAAGGGCCTTTTTCGAGAGAAATGCCCATAAAATGCATGCCGCCTAACAACTGGTTAAGGATGAAATTGAGGCAACGTTTGGTAGCAAAATGA